From the genome of Vicia villosa cultivar HV-30 ecotype Madison, WI linkage group LG2, Vvil1.0, whole genome shotgun sequence, one region includes:
- the LOC131650890 gene encoding protein FAR1-RELATED SEQUENCE 5-like, with protein MDRLKVVLLMDEISSSTNVTQDVGSISDENNEPWQHFVFHELSSIKDFYAKYAHEKGFSVRRNLHSFYDSRNKKTDIVQYIRYVCNKHGFKHGSRADPKNKTNSDTPVLIEYHKEKELPEERTGCPASISLKYDSNVKGYHIYKWNVTHNHPLHKPEHSHYLRSAREISEPQKQLAIINSKSGMSVRSSFQVMRQIAGGSKNLGYCFQDLKNFLTTVRQKEMVIGDATIIQEYLRNEALRNPSFYYDIQVDSEENITSIFWSDAIMQQDYELFGDLISFDTTYRTNTEYRPLAPFLGFDNHRKSVLFGCALLYDETSASFDWLFTTFLKCMKNKKPITIYTDQASALMKSVPNIFPDVFHGLCSWHMGENAKSNLGSSCNGAFLDELHHLVSNVDDEAESDFNWNKMLQNCFGGKATSEFTWLVQIHRNRTQWSSAWVKSHFTAGLKTTQLSESFNAFLRHFLQPDHSLVQFFIHFNVMVEKMRDNHADCDFKAANTRPRNNYPNSQLMRSVVAKYTPASFAFIHKQYDLSFKYYYEEDMSRSSISNRVFKVFTIQLVRDADEMDFDNDAAANVYMSVEEVPENLPPNDQDPLRLDERVVTVDIGNKIFTCTCRMFENRGFLCRHVFKILDFLGSSVQYQSLKSIPDHYILKRWTKGIRPSLDALKPISIGGIQDTTFAQRYQQASGVMLQIITRVCMDPDACQFFLNAAIECGKQAEELIVAKGVSGQPSSSRSASCKDTSVAEPLVVDSSVKKFKKRPNPIKAKKRLKSDYELARERQRFIAQRKKQKKEDDAAKLALTITNVD; from the exons ATGGATAGGTTAAAG GTTGTGTTGCTAATGGATGAGATATCGTCTTCCACAAATGTCACTCAAGATGTTGGTTCAATCTCCGATGAAAATAATGAACCGTGGCAACATTTTGTCTTCCACGAGCTTTCATCAATCAAGGATTTCTATGCTAAATACGCTCATGAAAAGGGATTTAGCGTGAGAAGAAATTTGCATTCCTTCTATGATTCTCGTAACAAAAAAACGGACATTGTGCAATATATCCGTTATGTTTGTAACAAGCATGGTTTCAAGCACGGAAGTCGGGCGGATCCTAAGAACAAGACAAACTCGGATACTCCTGTTCTCATTGAATATCATAAAGAGAAAGAACTTCCCGAGGAAAGGACTGGTTGCCCAGCTAGTATTTCGTTGAAGTATGATTCCAATGTTAAAGGTTATCACATATACAAATGGAATGTTACTCATAACCACCCTCTCCATAAACCCGAGCATTCGCATTACTTGAGATCGGCTCGAGAGATTAGTGAGCCTCAAAAACAACTTGCTATAATAAATTCAAAATCAGGCATGTCTGTAAGATCCTCCTTTCAAGTTATGCGTCAAATAGCTGGTGGTTCAAAGAACCTTGGGTATTGCTTCCAAGATTTAAAGAACTTTCTCACCACTGTTCGACAAAAGGAAATGGTCATTGGTGATGCAACTATTATCCAAGAATATCTTAGAAACGAAGCTTTGAGGAACCCGTCATTTTATTATGATAtccaagtagattctgaagagaaCATAACTAGTATTTTCTGGTCAGATGCAATCATGCAGCAAGACTATGAATTATTTGGTGATCTCATCAGTTTCGACACTACTTATCGAACAAATACGGAGTATCGCCCATTAG CTCCGTTCCTTGGATTTGACAACCACCGTAAGAGTGTATTATTTGGTTGTGCCCTGCTATACGATGAGACTTCAGCAAGTTTTGATTGGTTGTTTACCACTTTCCTGAAGTGCATGAAAAATAAGAAACCCATTACAATTTATACAGACCAAGCTTCTGCTTTGATGAAGTCAGTTCCAAACATCTTCCCCGATGTCTTCCATGGCTTGTGTTCTTGGCACATGGGGGAGAATGCAAAGTCCAACTTAGGCTCTAGTtgcaatggtgcatttcttgacgaACTACATCACTTGGTTTCGAATGTTGATGATGAGGCAGAGTCTGACTTCAATTGGAATAAGATGCTTCAAAATTGTTTTGGTGGTAAAGCCACTTCTGAATTTACTTGGCTTGTCCAGATTCATCGTAATCGTACTCAATGGTCTTCTGCTTGGGTGAAATCACACTTCACTGCCGGTTTGAAGACCACACAGTTAAGCGAGTCGTTCAATGCCTTTCTTCGCCACTTTCTTCAGCCAGACCACTCACTTGTGcaattctttatccatttcaatGTTATGGTTGAGAAAATGCGAGATAATCATGCTGATTGTGATTTCAAGGCTGCTAATACTAGGCCAAGAAACAATTATCCCAACAGCCAACTCATGAGGTCCGTTGTCGCCAAGTATACTCCAGCAtcgtttgcattcattcacaagCAATATGATCTTTCTTTCAAATATTATTATGAGGAGGACATGTCAAGAAGTTCAATTTCTAATAGAGTTTTCAAAGTGTTCACAATTCAACTTGTTCGTGATGCCGATGAGATGGATTTTGATAATGATGCCGCTGCGAATGTTTATATGTCGGTCGAAGAAGTTCCAGAAAACCTTCCTCCTAATGATCAAGATCCTTTGCGACTTGATGAGAGGGTTGTTACGGTAGATATTGGGAACAAGATTTTTACTTGTACCTGTCGGATGTTCGAGAACCGGGGATTCTTATGTCGCCATGTTTTCAAGATATTAGACTTCTTAGGGAGTTCTGTCCAATACCAGTCCTTGAAGTCCATACCTGACCACTACATATTGAAGCGTTGGACTAAAGGAATTCGTCCATCCCTTGATGCTTTAAAACCCATCAGTATTGGAGGTATTCAAGATACTACTTTTGCACAAAGATATCAACAAGCTTCTGGTGTTATGCTTCAGATTATAACCCGTGTTTGCATGGACCCTGATGCGTGCCAATTTTTTCTTAATGCTGCAATTGAATGTGGGAAGCAAGCGGAAGAGTTGATTGTTGCTAAAGGTGTTTCCGGTCAACCTTCATCTTCCAGGTCTGCATCTTGCAAAGATACTAGTGTTGCTGAACCTCTTGTAGTTGATTCTAGTGTAAAAAAGTTCAAAAAGAGACCCAATCCAATCAAGGCTAAGAAACGGCTCAAAAGTGATTATGAGTTAGCTAGGGAGAGACAAAGATTCATCGCACAGcggaagaaacaaaagaaagaagatgATGCTGCAAAATTAGCTTTAACAATCACCAATGTTGATtga